From a single Solenopsis invicta isolate M01_SB chromosome 4, UNIL_Sinv_3.0, whole genome shotgun sequence genomic region:
- the LOC105201455 gene encoding major royal jelly protein 1 produces the protein MELIWVLVLFFGFVHPSQPSHLEVAYQWKYLEWVWPNIHLTGKNYTLGNAFTQDVDIDSQGRVFVTSPQWLDGTPISLSLVTKAHGPGGPLLVPYPNWSWHVSFSCESIISVYRLAIDECNRLWVVDSGRAMMKAVCPAKILIFDLATDRLIHKYVVPDDQVLYGKASLVTPIVDVGKTCLDTYLYVADVDQNGLVIYDLYRDHSWRVNNTRGNAFGPDEDAMNITIAGEWFDLTDGTLGMSLSPYGYFNHRHLYFNSLASFHMKHSDTFSLIQSEFREPIIFESNYKLVSQAGAQATSRRGVIFFQLVQLTAIACWDIGKPFTSENVVIIAQDEETLQYVSGIKVITNRAGEEELWFNTNRLQKTINMSRKPTETNFRIIRGAVDDIIRGTNCEPYGMRRQAADTVFWHQI, from the exons ATGGAATTGATTTGGGTGCTCGTTCTGTTCTTCGGGTTCGTACATCCGTCCCAGCCGTCGCACCTCGAAGTGGCTTACCAGTGGAAATATCTCGAATGGGTTTGGCCAAATATACATCTGACGGGAAAAAACTATACCCTGGGCAATGCTTTCACACAAGATGTGGATATCGACAGTCAGGGCCGCGTGTTCGTGACGAGTCCACAGTGGTTGGATGGTACACCAATTAGTTTGTCTTTGGTGACTAAGGCGCACGGTCCTGGTGGTCCTTTACTCGTACCGTATCCCAATTGGTCCTGGCACGTGTCGTTCAGTTGCGAGAGCATTATATCTGTCTACAGACTGGCG ATCGATGAGTGCAATCGTTTATGGGTGGTCGACTCTGGCAGAGCAATGATGAAAGCGGTATGCCCCGCAAAAATATTGATCTTCGATCTTGCCACGGATCGGCTGATCCATAAATACGTGGTACCGGATGATCAAGTGCTGTACGGGAAGGCCTCATTAGTTACGCCAATCGTCGACGTCGGAAAAACGTGTCTCGATACTTATCTCTACGTGGCGGACGTGGATCAAAATGGACTGGTGATTTATGACTTATATCGCGACCATTCCTGGCGAGTAAACAACACCCGTGGTAACGCTTTTGGCCCGGACGAGGATGCTATGAATATTACGATCGCCGGCGAGTGGTTTGATTTGACCGACGGTACGCTCGGTATGTCACTGTCGCCGTACGGATACTTCAATCACAG ACATTTGTATTTTAACTCGCTCGCAAGCTTCCATATGAAACACTCGGATACATTTTCGTTGATCCAAAGCGAGTTTCGGGAGCcaataatatttgaatcaaattacAAACTCGTGAGCCAAGCGGGCGCGCAAGCGACCTCTCGAAGAGGCGTAATATTTTTCCAATTGGTCCAATTAACTGCCATTGCCTGTTGGGACATCGGGAAACCATTTACTTCGGAGAACGTCGTGATAATAGCACAAGACGAGGAGACTCTGCAGTACGTGAGCGGCATTAAAGTGATCACGAATAGGGCCGGCGAGGAAGAATTGTGGTTCAATACCAACAGGCTTCAGAAGACGATAAACATGAGCCGCAAGCCGACGGAGACAAACTTCCGAATAATTAGAGGAGCAGTCGACGACATCATTCGGGGTACAAATTGCGAGCCGTATGGCATGAGGAGGCAAGCAGCAGACACCGTCTTCTGGCATCAAATATAA